A region of Coccinella septempunctata chromosome 5, icCocSept1.1, whole genome shotgun sequence DNA encodes the following proteins:
- the LOC123312873 gene encoding uncharacterized protein LOC123312873: MPDVQWPLTNDRSCSSASAIYVDTIRENNLFQLVDQPTRFRKNQNPSLLDLILVNDPHLIASTEFLPPFGRSDHVTSVSKVQLSIPKSSKVTKRIKIINYDALNTKLQNIVWSDVLQSTDCVESMWSAFTSTLSHELETCTTYRSKVVILSKPWIDQSMLRMMRTKKSLWQRYLRSRRDTDSWLPERQCFRVCRDLE, encoded by the exons ATGCCAGACGTTCAATGGCCCTTAACAAATGATAGATCATGCAGCTCCGCTTCAGCCATTTATGTCGACACTATTAGAGAAAACAACCTTTTTCAGTTGGTGGACCAGCCAACTCGTTTCAGAAAAAACCAGAACCCATCTCTGCTTGACCTCATTCTAGTAAATGACCCTCATCTTATAGCATCCACTGAGTTCCTCCCACCATTTGGTCGGTCAGACCACGTTACTTCTGTATCGAAGGTGCAACTCAGCATTCCAAAATCTAGTAAAGTCACCAAGCGTATTAAGATCATAAATTATGATGCTCTCAACACCAAGCTTCAGAACATTGTCTGGAGTGATGTTTTACAGTCGACTGATTGTGTTGAATCCATGTGGTCCGCTTTCACTAGCACACTGTCACACGAACTCGAAACTTGTACAACGTATCGCTCTAAGGTTGTTATACTCTCCAAACCTTGGATTGATCAGAGCATGCTCCGTATGATGAGAACTAAGAAATCCTTGTGGCAACGATATTTGCGCAGTCGAAGAGACACGGAC TCATGGTTGCCAGAGCGGCAGTGCTTCAGAGTCTGCAGAGATCTTGAGTGA